A window from Cinclus cinclus chromosome 4, bCinCin1.1, whole genome shotgun sequence encodes these proteins:
- the NRF1 gene encoding nuclear respiratory factor 1 isoform X2 has translation MEEHGVSQAEHMATIEAHAVAQQVQQVHVATYTEHSMLSADEDSPSSPEDTSYDDSDILNSTAADEVTAHLAAAGPVGMAAAAAVATGKKRKRPHVFESNPSIRKRQQTRLLRKLRATLDEYTTRVGQQAIVLCISPSKPNPVFKVFGAAPLENVVRKYKSTILEDLESALAEHAPAPQEVNSELPPLTIDGIPVSVDKMTQAQLRAFIPEMLKYSTGRGKPGWGKESCKPIWWPEDIPWANVRSDVRTEEQKQRVSWTQALRTIVKNCYKQHGREDLLYAFEDQQTPQTTTTHSIAHLVPSQTVVQTFSNPDGTVSLIQVGTGATVATLADASELPTTVTVAQVNYSAVADGEVEQNWATLQGGEMTIQTTQASEATQAVASLAEAAVAASQEMQQGATVTMALNSEAAAHAVATLAEATLQGGGQIVLSGETAAAVGALTGVQDANAAELEIRWDLECIKGRHCSIFL, from the exons ATGGAAGAACACGGAGTGAGCCAGGCAGAGCACATGGCTACCATCGAGGCCCACGCCGTGGCCCAGCAGGTGCAGCAGGTGCACGTGGCCACCTACACAGAGCACAGCATGCTGAGCGCCGACGAGGACTCGCCCTCCTCGCCCGAGGACACGTCCTACGACGACTCCGACATCCTCAACTCCACGGCTGCCGACGAGGTCACCGCTCACCTGGCGGCTGCAG GCCCTGTggggatggcagcagctgctgctgtggcaacagggaagaaaaggaagcgACCTCACGTTTTTGAGTCCAACCCTTCCATTCGCAAGAGGCAACAGACACGTTTGCTCAG gaAGCTCCGGGCCACGCTGGATGAGTACACCACCAGAGTGGGGCAGCAGGCCATCGTCCTGTGCATCTCACCATCCAAACCCAACCCTGTCTTCAAAGTATTCGGTGCTGCACCCTTGGAGAACGTA GTACGCAAGTACAAGAGCACCATCCTGGAAGACCTGGAGTCGGCGCTGGCTGAGCACGCTCCGGCCCCTCAGGAGGTGAACTCAGAGCTGCCACCCCTCACCATCGATGGCATCCCCGTCTCCGTGGACAAGATGACCCAG gCACAGTTGAGAGCCTTCATCCCCGAGATGCTGAAGTATTCCACGGGTCGTGGGAAGCCAGGCTGGGGCAAGGAGAGCTGCAAACCCATCTGGTGGCCTGAGGACATTCCGTGGGCAAATGTCCGCAGCGATGTCCGCACGGAGGAACAGAAGCAGCGG GTGTCCTGGACCCAGGCCCTACGGACCATCGTGAAGAACTGCTACAAGCAGCACGGGCGCGAGGACCTGCTCTATGCCTTCGAGGACCAGCAGACCCCGCAGACCACGACCACGCACAGCATCGCCCACCTGGTGCCCTCCCAGACCGTGGTACAAACCTTCAGCAACCCTGACGGCACCGTGTCCCTCATCCAG GTTGGCACTGGTGCCACAGTGGCCACGCTGGCCGACGCCTCCGAGTTGCCCACCACAGTCACCGTCGCACAAGTCAATTATTCTGCAGTGGCTGATGGAGAG GTGGAGCAGAACTGGGCGACGCTACAGGGAGGGGAGATGACCATCCAGACGACGCAGGCCTCGGAGGCCACGCAGGCGGTGGCCTCGTTAGCCGAGGCGGCGGTGGCAGCGTCGCAGGAGATGCAGCAGGGAGCCACTGTCACCATGGCACTCAACAG TGAAGCCGCTGCCCACGCCGTAGCCACGCTGGCCGAGGCCACCCTTCAAGGAGGGGGACAGATTGTCCTGTCTGGggaaactgcagcagctgttggGGCACTCACTGGAGTCCAGGATGCCAATG caGCCGAGTTGGAAATCAGATGGGATTTAGAGTGCATTAAGGGGAGACACTGCAGCATTTTCCTGTGA
- the NRF1 gene encoding nuclear respiratory factor 1 isoform X3, with product MAAAAAVATGKKRKRPHVFESNPSIRKRQQTRLLRKLRATLDEYTTRVGQQAIVLCISPSKPNPVFKVFGAAPLENVVRKYKSTILEDLESALAEHAPAPQEVNSELPPLTIDGIPVSVDKMTQAQLRAFIPEMLKYSTGRGKPGWGKESCKPIWWPEDIPWANVRSDVRTEEQKQRVSWTQALRTIVKNCYKQHGREDLLYAFEDQQTPQTTTTHSIAHLVPSQTVVQTFSNPDGTVSLIQVGTGATVATLADASELPTTVTVAQVNYSAVADGEVEQNWATLQGGEMTIQTTQASEATQAVASLAEAAVAASQEMQQGATVTMALNSEAAAHAVATLAEATLQGGGQIVLSGETAAAVGALTGVQDANGLVQIPVSMYQTVVTSLAQGNGPVQVAMAPVTTRIADTAVTMDGQAVEVVTLDQ from the exons atggcagcagctgctgctgtggcaacagggaagaaaaggaagcgACCTCACGTTTTTGAGTCCAACCCTTCCATTCGCAAGAGGCAACAGACACGTTTGCTCAG gaAGCTCCGGGCCACGCTGGATGAGTACACCACCAGAGTGGGGCAGCAGGCCATCGTCCTGTGCATCTCACCATCCAAACCCAACCCTGTCTTCAAAGTATTCGGTGCTGCACCCTTGGAGAACGTA GTACGCAAGTACAAGAGCACCATCCTGGAAGACCTGGAGTCGGCGCTGGCTGAGCACGCTCCGGCCCCTCAGGAGGTGAACTCAGAGCTGCCACCCCTCACCATCGATGGCATCCCCGTCTCCGTGGACAAGATGACCCAG gCACAGTTGAGAGCCTTCATCCCCGAGATGCTGAAGTATTCCACGGGTCGTGGGAAGCCAGGCTGGGGCAAGGAGAGCTGCAAACCCATCTGGTGGCCTGAGGACATTCCGTGGGCAAATGTCCGCAGCGATGTCCGCACGGAGGAACAGAAGCAGCGG GTGTCCTGGACCCAGGCCCTACGGACCATCGTGAAGAACTGCTACAAGCAGCACGGGCGCGAGGACCTGCTCTATGCCTTCGAGGACCAGCAGACCCCGCAGACCACGACCACGCACAGCATCGCCCACCTGGTGCCCTCCCAGACCGTGGTACAAACCTTCAGCAACCCTGACGGCACCGTGTCCCTCATCCAG GTTGGCACTGGTGCCACAGTGGCCACGCTGGCCGACGCCTCCGAGTTGCCCACCACAGTCACCGTCGCACAAGTCAATTATTCTGCAGTGGCTGATGGAGAG GTGGAGCAGAACTGGGCGACGCTACAGGGAGGGGAGATGACCATCCAGACGACGCAGGCCTCGGAGGCCACGCAGGCGGTGGCCTCGTTAGCCGAGGCGGCGGTGGCAGCGTCGCAGGAGATGCAGCAGGGAGCCACTGTCACCATGGCACTCAACAG TGAAGCCGCTGCCCACGCCGTAGCCACGCTGGCCGAGGCCACCCTTCAAGGAGGGGGACAGATTGTCCTGTCTGGggaaactgcagcagctgttggGGCACTCACTGGAGTCCAGGATGCCAATG GGCTTGTGCAGATCCCGGTGAGCATGTACCAGACCGTGGTGACCAGCCTGGCCCAAGGCAATGGGCCGGTGCAGGTGGCGATGGCACCGGTGACCACGAGGATAGCGGACACTGCGGTCACCATGGACGGGCAGGCGGTGGAGGTTGTCACTCTGGACCAGTGA
- the NRF1 gene encoding nuclear respiratory factor 1 isoform X1, with amino-acid sequence MEEHGVSQAEHMATIEAHAVAQQVQQVHVATYTEHSMLSADEDSPSSPEDTSYDDSDILNSTAADEVTAHLAAAGPVGMAAAAAVATGKKRKRPHVFESNPSIRKRQQTRLLRKLRATLDEYTTRVGQQAIVLCISPSKPNPVFKVFGAAPLENVVRKYKSTILEDLESALAEHAPAPQEVNSELPPLTIDGIPVSVDKMTQAQLRAFIPEMLKYSTGRGKPGWGKESCKPIWWPEDIPWANVRSDVRTEEQKQRVSWTQALRTIVKNCYKQHGREDLLYAFEDQQTPQTTTTHSIAHLVPSQTVVQTFSNPDGTVSLIQVGTGATVATLADASELPTTVTVAQVNYSAVADGEVEQNWATLQGGEMTIQTTQASEATQAVASLAEAAVAASQEMQQGATVTMALNSEAAAHAVATLAEATLQGGGQIVLSGETAAAVGALTGVQDANGLVQIPVSMYQTVVTSLAQGNGPVQVAMAPVTTRIADTAVTMDGQAVEVVTLDQ; translated from the exons ATGGAAGAACACGGAGTGAGCCAGGCAGAGCACATGGCTACCATCGAGGCCCACGCCGTGGCCCAGCAGGTGCAGCAGGTGCACGTGGCCACCTACACAGAGCACAGCATGCTGAGCGCCGACGAGGACTCGCCCTCCTCGCCCGAGGACACGTCCTACGACGACTCCGACATCCTCAACTCCACGGCTGCCGACGAGGTCACCGCTCACCTGGCGGCTGCAG GCCCTGTggggatggcagcagctgctgctgtggcaacagggaagaaaaggaagcgACCTCACGTTTTTGAGTCCAACCCTTCCATTCGCAAGAGGCAACAGACACGTTTGCTCAG gaAGCTCCGGGCCACGCTGGATGAGTACACCACCAGAGTGGGGCAGCAGGCCATCGTCCTGTGCATCTCACCATCCAAACCCAACCCTGTCTTCAAAGTATTCGGTGCTGCACCCTTGGAGAACGTA GTACGCAAGTACAAGAGCACCATCCTGGAAGACCTGGAGTCGGCGCTGGCTGAGCACGCTCCGGCCCCTCAGGAGGTGAACTCAGAGCTGCCACCCCTCACCATCGATGGCATCCCCGTCTCCGTGGACAAGATGACCCAG gCACAGTTGAGAGCCTTCATCCCCGAGATGCTGAAGTATTCCACGGGTCGTGGGAAGCCAGGCTGGGGCAAGGAGAGCTGCAAACCCATCTGGTGGCCTGAGGACATTCCGTGGGCAAATGTCCGCAGCGATGTCCGCACGGAGGAACAGAAGCAGCGG GTGTCCTGGACCCAGGCCCTACGGACCATCGTGAAGAACTGCTACAAGCAGCACGGGCGCGAGGACCTGCTCTATGCCTTCGAGGACCAGCAGACCCCGCAGACCACGACCACGCACAGCATCGCCCACCTGGTGCCCTCCCAGACCGTGGTACAAACCTTCAGCAACCCTGACGGCACCGTGTCCCTCATCCAG GTTGGCACTGGTGCCACAGTGGCCACGCTGGCCGACGCCTCCGAGTTGCCCACCACAGTCACCGTCGCACAAGTCAATTATTCTGCAGTGGCTGATGGAGAG GTGGAGCAGAACTGGGCGACGCTACAGGGAGGGGAGATGACCATCCAGACGACGCAGGCCTCGGAGGCCACGCAGGCGGTGGCCTCGTTAGCCGAGGCGGCGGTGGCAGCGTCGCAGGAGATGCAGCAGGGAGCCACTGTCACCATGGCACTCAACAG TGAAGCCGCTGCCCACGCCGTAGCCACGCTGGCCGAGGCCACCCTTCAAGGAGGGGGACAGATTGTCCTGTCTGGggaaactgcagcagctgttggGGCACTCACTGGAGTCCAGGATGCCAATG GGCTTGTGCAGATCCCGGTGAGCATGTACCAGACCGTGGTGACCAGCCTGGCCCAAGGCAATGGGCCGGTGCAGGTGGCGATGGCACCGGTGACCACGAGGATAGCGGACACTGCGGTCACCATGGACGGGCAGGCGGTGGAGGTTGTCACTCTGGACCAGTGA